The Deltaproteobacteria bacterium genome has a window encoding:
- a CDS encoding DUF4282 domain-containing protein: protein MPDDKRGLFESLFDISFKTLVTPRIIKVLYALSIVAAGFIAVVLVIEGFSESAGKGFLSLFFVSPLVFLILVISSRIVYELAIVVFRISEHTAEIARNTALTPRQEETAPPAPPAG, encoded by the coding sequence ATGCCCGACGACAAGCGCGGGCTGTTCGAATCGCTGTTCGACATTTCCTTCAAGACTCTTGTCACGCCGCGGATCATCAAGGTCCTCTACGCGCTGTCGATCGTGGCGGCCGGTTTCATCGCCGTGGTGCTCGTCATCGAGGGGTTCTCCGAGTCGGCGGGAAAAGGGTTCCTGTCGCTGTTTTTCGTGTCTCCTCTCGTCTTCCTGATACTCGTGATATCCTCCCGGATCGTCTACGAATTGGCCATCGTCGTTTTCCGCATCTCCGAACACACGGCGGAAATCGCGAGGAACACCGCCTTAACGCCACGGCAGGAGGAAACGGCTCCGCCCGCGCCACCCGCCGGCTGA